In Saccharomyces cerevisiae S288C chromosome XV, complete sequence, the following proteins share a genomic window:
- a CDS encoding gag-pol fusion protein (Retrotransposon TYA Gag and TYB Pol genes; transcribed/translated as one unit; polyprotein is processed to make a nucleocapsid-like protein (Gag), reverse transcriptase (RT), protease (PR), and integrase (IN); similar to retroviral genes), whose amino-acid sequence MESQQLSNYPQISHGSACASVTSKEVHTNQDPLDVSASKTEECEKASTKANSQQTTTPASSAVPENPHHASPQPASVPPPQNGPYPQQCMMTQNQANPSGWSFYGHPSMIPYTPYQMSPMYFPPGPQSQFPQYPSSVGTPLSTPSPESGNTFTDSSSADSDMTSTKKYVRPPPMLTSPNDFPNWVKTYIKFLQNSNLGGIIPTVNGKPVRQITDDELTFLYNTFQIFAPSQFLPTWVKDILSVDYTDIMKILSKSIEKMQSDTQEANDIVTLANLQYNGSTPADAFETKVTNIINRLNNNGIHINNKVACQLIMRGLSGEYKFLRYTRHRHLNMTVAELFLDIHAIYEEQQGSRNSKPNYRRNLSDEKNDSRSYTNTTKPKVIARNPQKTNNSKSKTARAHNVSTSNNSPSTDNDSISKSTTEPIQLNNKHDLHLGQELTESTVNHTNHSDDELPGHLLLDSGASRTLIRSAHHIHSASSNPDINVVDAQKRNIPINAIGDLQFHFQDNTKTSIKVLHTPNIAYDLLSLNELAAVDITACFTKNVLERSDGTVLAPIVKYGDFYWVSKKYLLPSNISVPTINNVHTSESTRKYPYPFIHRMLAHANAQTIRYSLKNNTITYFNESDVDWSSAIDYQCPDCLIGKSTKHRHIKGSRLKYQNSYEPFQYLHTDIFGPVHNLPKSAPSYFISFTDETTKFRWVYPLHDRREDSILDVFTTILAFIKNQFQASVLVIQMDRGSEYTNRTLHKFLEKNGITPCYTTTADSRAHGVAERLNRTLLDDCRTQLQCSGLPNHLWFSAIEFSTIVRNSLASPKSKKSARQHAGLAGLDISTLLPFGQPVIVNDHNPNSKIHPRGIPGYALHPSRNSYGYIIYLPSLKKTVDTTNYVILQGKESRLDQFNYDALTFDEDLNRLTASYQSFIASNEIQQSDDLNIESDHDFQSDIELHPEQPRNVLSKAVSPTDSTPPSTHTEDSKRVSKTNIRAPREVDPNISESNILPSKKRSSTPQISNIESTGSGGMHKLNVPLLAPMSQSNTHESSHASKSKDFRHSDSYSENETNHTNVPISSTGGTNNKTVPQISDQETEKRIIHRSPSIDASPPENNSSHNIVPIKTPTTVSEQNTEESIIADLPLPDLPPESPTEFPDPFKELPPINSHQTNSSLGGIGDSNAYTTINSKKRSLEDNETEIKVSRDTWNTKNMRSLEPPRSKKRIHLIAAVKAVKSIKPIRTTLRYDEAITYNKDIKEKEKYIEAYHKEVNQLLKMKTWDTDEYYDRKEIDPKRVINSMFIFNKKRDGTHKARFVARGDIQHPDTYDSGMQSNTVHHYALMTSLSLALDNNYYITQLDISSAYLYADIKEELYIRPPPHLGMNDKLIRLKKSLYGLKQSGANWYETIKSYLIKQCGMEEVRGWSCVFKNSQVTICLFVDDMILFSKDLNANKKIITTLKKQYDTKIINLGESDNEIQYDILGLEIKYQRGKYMKLGMENSLTEKIPKLNVPLNPKGRKLSAPGQPGLYIDQDELEIDEDEYKEKVHEMQKLIGLASYVGYKFRFDLLYYINTLAQHILFPSRQVLDMTYELIQFMWDTRDKQLIWHKNKPTEPDNKLVAISDASYGNQPYYKSQIGNIYLLNGKVIGGKSTKASLTCTSTTEAEIHAISESVPLLNNLSYLIQELNKKPIIKGLLTDSRSTISIIKSTNEEKFRNRFFGTKAMRLRDEVSGNNLYVYYIETKKNIADVMTKPLPIKTFKLLTNKWIH is encoded by the exons atggaatcccaacaattatctaattacCCACAAATTTCTCATGGTAGCGCCTGtgcttcggttacttctaaggaagtccacacaaatcaagatccgttagacgtttcagcttccaaaacagaagaatgTGAGAAGGCTTCCACTAAGGCTAACTCTCAACAGACAACAACACCTGCttcatcagctgttccagagaacccCCATCATGCCTCTCCTCAACCTgcttcagtaccacctCCACAGAATGGGCCGTACCCACAGCAGTGCATGATGACCCAAAACCAAGCCAATCCATCTGGTTGGTCATTTTACGGACACCCATCTATGATTCCGTATAcaccttatcaaatgtcgcctatgtactttccacctgggccacaatcacagtttccgcagtatccatcatcagttggaacGCCTCTGAGCACTCCATCACCTGAGTCAggtaatacatttactgattcatcctcagcggactctgatatgacatccactaaaaaatatgtcagaccaccaccaatgttaacctcacctaatgactttccaaattgggttaaaacatacatcaaatttttacaaaactcgaatctcggtggtattattccgACAGTAAACGGAAAACCCGTACGTCAGatcactgatgatgaactcaccttcttgtataacacttttcaaatatttgctcccTCTCAATTCCTACCTACCTGGGTCAAAGACATCCTATCCGTTGATTATAcggatatcatgaaaattctttccaaaagtattgaaaaaatgcaatctgATACCCAAGAGGCAAACGACATTGTGACCctggcaaatttgcaatataatggcagtacacctgcagatgcatttgaaacaaaagtcacaaacattatcaacagactgaacaataatggcattcatatcaataacaaggtcgcatgccaattaattatgagaggtctatctggcgaatataaatttttacgctaCACACGTCATCGAcatctaaatatgacagtcgctgaactgttcttagatatccatgctatttatgaagaacaacagggatcgagaaacagcaaacctaattacaggagaaatctgagtgatgagaagaatgattctcgcagctatacgaatacaaccaaacccaaagttatagctcggaatcctcaaaaaacaaataattcgaaatcgaaaacagcCAGGGCTCACAATGTATCCACATCTAATAACTCTCCCAGCACGGACAACGATTCcatcagtaaatcaactactgaaccgattcaattgaacaataagcaCGACCTTCACCTT GGCCAGGAACTTACTGAATCTACGGTAAATCACACTaatcattctgatgatgaactccctggacacctccttctcgattcaggagcatcacgaacccttataagatctgctcatcacatacactcagcatcatctaatcctgacataaacgtagttgatgctcaaaaaagaaatataccaattaacgctattggtgacctacaatttcacttccaggacaacaccaaaacatcaataaaggtattgcacactcctaacatagcctatgacttactcagtttgaatgaattggctgcagtagatatcacagcatgctttaccaaaaacgtcTTAGAACGATCTGACGGCACTGTACTTGCACCTATCGTAAAatatggagacttttactgggtatctaaaaagtacttgcttccatcaaatatctccgtacccaccatcaataatgtccatacaagtgaaagtacacgcaaatatccttatcctttcattcatcgaatgcttgcacatgccaatgcacagacaattcgatactcacttaaaaataacaccatcacgtattttaacgaatcagatgtcgactggtctagtgctattgactatcaatgtcctgattgtttaatcggcaaaagcaccaaacacagacatatcaaaggttcacgactaaaataccaaaattcatacgaaccctttcaatacctacatactgacatatttggtccagttcacaacctaccaaaaagtgcaccatcctatttcatctcatttactgatgagacaacaaaattccgtTGGGTTTATCCATTACACGACCGTCGCGAGGACTCTATCCtcgatgtttttactaCGATACTAGCTTTTATTAAGAACCAGTTTCAGGCCAGTGTCTTGGTTATACAAATGGACCGTGGTTCTGAGTATACTAACAGAACTctccataaattccttgaaaaaaatggtataactccatgctatacaaccacaGCGGATTCCCGAGCACATGGAGTCGCTGAACGGCTCAACCGTACCTTATTAGATGACTGCCGTACTCAACTGCAATGTAGTGGTTTACCGAACCATTTATGGTTCTCTgcaatcgaattttctactattgtgagaaattcactagcttcacctaaaagcaaaaaatctgcaagacaacatgctggcttggcaggacttgatatcagtactttgttacctttcggtcaacctgttatcgtcaatgatcacaaccctaactccaaaatacatcctcgtggcaTCCCAGGCTACGCTCTACATCCGTCtcgaaactcttatggatatatcatctatcttccatccttaaagaagacagtagatacaactaactatgttattcttcagggcaaggaatccagattagatcaattcaattacgacgcactcactttcgatgaagacttAAACCGTTTAACTGCTTCATATCAATCGTTCATTGCGTCAAATGAGATCCAACAATCCGATGATCTTAACATAGAATCTGACCATGACTTCCAATCTGACATCGAACTACATCCTGAGCAACCGAGAAAtgtcctttcaaaagctgtgagTCCAACCGATTCCACACCTCCGTCAACTCATACTGAAGATTCGAAACGTGTTTctaaaaccaatattcgcgcacccagagaagttgaccccaacatatctgaatctaatattcttccatcaaagaagagatctagcaccccccaaatttccaatatcgAGAGTACCGGTTCGGGTGGTATGcataaattaaatgttcctttacttGCTCCCATGTCCCAATCTAACACACATGAGTCGTCGCACGccagtaaatctaaagatttcagacacTCAGACTCGTACAGTGAAAATGAGACTAATCATACAAACGTACCAATATCCAGTACGGGTggtaccaacaacaaaactgtTCCGCAGATAAGTGACCAAGAGACtgagaaaaggattataCACCGTTCACCTTCAATCGATGCTTCTCCACcggaaaataattcatcgcACAATATTGTTCCTATCAAAACGCCAACTACTGTTTCTGAACAGAATACCGAGGAATCTATCATCGCTGATCTCCCACTCCCTGATCTACCTCCAGAATCTCCTACCGAATTCCCTGACCCATTTAAAGAACTCCCACCGATAAATTCTCATCaaactaattccagtttgggtggtattggtgactctaatgcctatactactatcaacagtaagaaaagatcattagaagataatgaaactgaaattaaggtatcacgagacacatggaatactaagaatatgcgtagtttagaacctccgagatcgaagaaacgaattcacctgattgcagctgtaaaagcagtaaaatcaatcaaaccaatacgGACAACCTTACGATACGATGAGGCAATCacctataataaagatattaaagaaaaagaaaaatatatcgaggcataccacaaagaagtcaatcaactgttgaagatgaaaacttgggACACTGACGAATAttatgacagaaaagaaatagaccctaaaagagtaataaactcaatgtttatcttcaacaagaaaCGTGACGGTACTCAtaaagctagatttgttgcaagaggtgaTATTCAGCATCCTGACACTTACGACTCAGGCatgcaatccaataccgtacatcactatgcattaatgacatccctgtcacttgcattagacaataactactatattacacaattagacatatcttcggcatatttgtatgcagacatcaaagaagaattatacataagacctccaccacatttaggaatgaatgataagttgatacgtttgaagaaatcactttatggattgaaacaaagtggagCGAACTGGTacgaaactatcaaatcatacctgataaaacagtgtggtatggaagaagttcgtggatggtcatgcgtatttaagaatagtcaagtaacaatatgtttatttgttgacgacatgattttattcagcaaagacttaaatgcaaataagaaaatcataacaacactcaagaaacaatacgatacaaagataataaatctgggtgaaagtgataacgaaattcagtacgacatacttggcttagaaatcaaatatcaaagaggtaaatacatgaaattaggtatggaaaactcattaactgagaaaatacccaaattaaacgtacctttgaatccaaaaggaagaaaacttagcgctccaggtcaaccaggtctttatatagaccaggatgaactagaaatagatgaagatgaatacaaagagaaggtacatgaaatgcaaaagttgattggtctagcttcatatgttggatataaatttagatttgacttactatactacatcaacacacttgctcaacatatactattcccctctaggcaagttttagacatgacatatgagttgatacaattcatgtgggacactagagataaacaactgatatggcacaaaaacaaacctaccgagccagataataaactagtCGCAATAAGTGATGCTTCGTATGGCAACCAACCGTATTATAAATCACAAATTGGcaacatatatttacttaATGGAAAGgtaattggaggaaagtccACCAAGGCTTCATTAACATGTACTTCAACTAcggaagcagaaatacacgcGATAAGTGAATCTGtcccattattaaataatctAAGTTACCTGATAcaagaacttaacaagaaaccaattattaaaGGCTTACTTACTGATAGTAGATCAACgatcagtataattaagtctacaaatga
- a CDS encoding gag protein (Retrotransposon TYA Gag gene co-transcribed with TYB Pol; translated as TYA or TYA-TYB polyprotein; Gag is a nucleocapsid protein that is the structural constituent of virus-like particles (VLPs); similar to retroviral Gag), whose translation MESQQLSNYPQISHGSACASVTSKEVHTNQDPLDVSASKTEECEKASTKANSQQTTTPASSAVPENPHHASPQPASVPPPQNGPYPQQCMMTQNQANPSGWSFYGHPSMIPYTPYQMSPMYFPPGPQSQFPQYPSSVGTPLSTPSPESGNTFTDSSSADSDMTSTKKYVRPPPMLTSPNDFPNWVKTYIKFLQNSNLGGIIPTVNGKPVRQITDDELTFLYNTFQIFAPSQFLPTWVKDILSVDYTDIMKILSKSIEKMQSDTQEANDIVTLANLQYNGSTPADAFETKVTNIINRLNNNGIHINNKVACQLIMRGLSGEYKFLRYTRHRHLNMTVAELFLDIHAIYEEQQGSRNSKPNYRRNLSDEKNDSRSYTNTTKPKVIARNPQKTNNSKSKTARAHNVSTSNNSPSTDNDSISKSTTEPIQLNNKHDLHLRPGTY comes from the coding sequence atggaatcccaacaattatctaattacCCACAAATTTCTCATGGTAGCGCCTGtgcttcggttacttctaaggaagtccacacaaatcaagatccgttagacgtttcagcttccaaaacagaagaatgTGAGAAGGCTTCCACTAAGGCTAACTCTCAACAGACAACAACACCTGCttcatcagctgttccagagaacccCCATCATGCCTCTCCTCAACCTgcttcagtaccacctCCACAGAATGGGCCGTACCCACAGCAGTGCATGATGACCCAAAACCAAGCCAATCCATCTGGTTGGTCATTTTACGGACACCCATCTATGATTCCGTATAcaccttatcaaatgtcgcctatgtactttccacctgggccacaatcacagtttccgcagtatccatcatcagttggaacGCCTCTGAGCACTCCATCACCTGAGTCAggtaatacatttactgattcatcctcagcggactctgatatgacatccactaaaaaatatgtcagaccaccaccaatgttaacctcacctaatgactttccaaattgggttaaaacatacatcaaatttttacaaaactcgaatctcggtggtattattccgACAGTAAACGGAAAACCCGTACGTCAGatcactgatgatgaactcaccttcttgtataacacttttcaaatatttgctcccTCTCAATTCCTACCTACCTGGGTCAAAGACATCCTATCCGTTGATTATAcggatatcatgaaaattctttccaaaagtattgaaaaaatgcaatctgATACCCAAGAGGCAAACGACATTGTGACCctggcaaatttgcaatataatggcagtacacctgcagatgcatttgaaacaaaagtcacaaacattatcaacagactgaacaataatggcattcatatcaataacaaggtcgcatgccaattaattatgagaggtctatctggcgaatataaatttttacgctaCACACGTCATCGAcatctaaatatgacagtcgctgaactgttcttagatatccatgctatttatgaagaacaacagggatcgagaaacagcaaacctaattacaggagaaatctgagtgatgagaagaatgattctcgcagctatacgaatacaaccaaacccaaagttatagctcggaatcctcaaaaaacaaataattcgaaatcgaaaacagcCAGGGCTCACAATGTATCCACATCTAATAACTCTCCCAGCACGGACAACGATTCcatcagtaaatcaactactgaaccgattcaattgaacaataagcaCGACCTTCACCTTAGGCCAGGAACTTACTGA